A window of the Halobacterium hubeiense genome harbors these coding sequences:
- the psmB gene encoding archaeal proteasome endopeptidase complex subunit beta, with protein sequence MFNSNEGSEFARNQARFGGTQNPYEPEVGSLPDNGNSGADDEYVNKTGTTIVGLTTEDGVVMASDMRASLGGRVVSNKDVQKVEEIQPNAALSMSGSVGGAQSFIRSLRAEANLYEARRGEYMSINALATMASNLLRGGPFFRVVPILGGVDDEGGHVFSLDPSGSSLSDTYTAQGSGMPYALGVLEQEFTDDLTTDEAVQVAAQAIDSASERDTASGNGIHVTKITRENVEIIGHKDVDDVL encoded by the coding sequence ATGTTCAACAGCAACGAGGGCTCGGAGTTCGCCCGGAACCAGGCGCGGTTCGGCGGCACCCAGAACCCCTACGAGCCGGAAGTCGGCTCCCTTCCCGACAACGGCAACTCGGGCGCTGACGACGAGTACGTCAACAAGACCGGCACCACCATCGTCGGCCTCACCACCGAGGACGGCGTCGTGATGGCCTCCGACATGCGCGCGAGCCTCGGCGGCCGCGTCGTCTCCAACAAGGACGTCCAGAAGGTCGAGGAGATTCAGCCCAACGCGGCGCTGTCGATGTCCGGCTCCGTCGGCGGCGCCCAGAGCTTCATCCGGTCGCTGCGCGCGGAAGCGAACCTCTACGAGGCCCGCCGCGGCGAGTACATGTCCATCAACGCGCTCGCGACGATGGCGTCGAACCTCCTCCGCGGCGGCCCGTTCTTCCGCGTCGTCCCGATTCTGGGCGGCGTCGACGACGAGGGCGGCCACGTCTTCAGCCTCGACCCGTCGGGCAGCTCGCTCTCGGACACCTACACCGCGCAGGGCTCGGGTATGCCGTACGCGCTCGGTGTCCTCGAACAGGAGTTCACCGACGACCTCACCACCGACGAGGCCGTCCAGGTGGCCGCACAGGCCATCGACTCCGCCAGCGAGCGCGACACCGCCTCCGGCAACGGCATCCACGTCACGAAGATCACGCGCGAGAACGTCGAAATCATCGGCCACAAGGACGTCGACGACGTCCTGTAA
- a CDS encoding DUF555 domain-containing protein, whose translation MSNYVVAMEAAWLVRDVENSDDAIGVAVSEAGKRLNDQDLDYVEVEAGVTTCPACGEPLDAAFLAANTALVGLVLELTVFNADSVEHAERIAKSEVGGALRDVPLEVIEVVEEGGEEGEAERDDE comes from the coding sequence ATGAGCAACTACGTCGTTGCGATGGAAGCCGCGTGGCTGGTCCGTGACGTCGAGAACTCCGACGACGCCATCGGCGTCGCCGTGAGCGAAGCCGGCAAACGACTGAACGACCAAGACCTCGACTACGTCGAAGTCGAGGCCGGCGTCACCACCTGCCCCGCGTGTGGCGAACCGCTCGACGCCGCGTTCCTCGCGGCGAACACCGCGCTCGTCGGGCTCGTCCTCGAACTCACCGTCTTCAACGCGGACAGCGTCGAGCACGCCGAACGCATCGCCAAGAGCGAGGTCGGCGGCGCGCTCCGCGACGTCCCCCTCGAAGTCATCGAGGTCGTCGAGGAGGGTGGCGAGGAAGGCGAGGCCGAGCGCGACGACGAGTAA
- a CDS encoding CBS domain-containing protein: MRLPTPKDLRERRTSLELTQSELAERAGVSQPLIARIEGGDVDPRLSTLRRIVEALDEAEGDVVRAKTLMHEDVISVAPDDAVSDAVQKMQDAGYSQLPVITNGVPVGSISDSDVVHAGEDVGDHPVRDVMSESFPTVSEDATLEEISSLLDHYKAVMVTHDGETVGIITQADVAARLS; the protein is encoded by the coding sequence ATGCGTTTGCCGACGCCGAAGGACCTGCGCGAACGGCGCACCTCCCTGGAGCTCACGCAGAGCGAACTCGCCGAGCGCGCGGGCGTCTCACAGCCGCTCATCGCCCGCATCGAGGGCGGCGACGTCGACCCCCGGCTCTCGACGCTGCGCCGCATCGTCGAGGCGCTCGACGAGGCCGAGGGCGACGTCGTCCGCGCGAAGACCCTAATGCACGAGGACGTCATCAGCGTCGCGCCCGACGACGCCGTCAGCGACGCCGTCCAGAAGATGCAGGACGCCGGCTACTCCCAGCTCCCGGTCATCACGAACGGCGTCCCCGTCGGCTCCATCAGCGACAGCGACGTCGTTCACGCCGGCGAGGACGTCGGCGACCACCCCGTCCGGGACGTGATGAGCGAGAGCTTCCCGACCGTCTCCGAGGACGCCACGCTCGAAGAGATTTCGAGCCTGCTGGACCACTACAAGGCCGTGATGGTCACCCACGACGGCGAGACGGTCGGCATCATCACGCAGGCCGACGTGGCGGCGCGTCTCAGCTAG
- the purM gene encoding phosphoribosylformylglycinamidine cyclo-ligase gives MSDGSDDELTYAEAGVDIEDSEAATAALVGAVSEVGDTTEYAGLVDLGDQYLALATDGVGTKLLVAVAMEDYSTVGIDCIAMNVNDLVAAGVEPAAFVDYLAVDVPDEARAAELGEGLAAGAEEAGVALVGGETAVMPEVVNDFDLAGTVAGIATDNDLLAGEAQAGDVLVGFASSGIHSNGLTLAREAADRAGGFDEPFPGDGYDTVGEALLEPTRIYTYLLNALHEYDVHAAAHVTGGGWTNLERMGAFRYEVTDPLPAQDVFDFVQDAGNVSDEEMHRTFNMGTGFVAAVHPADADALVEATDGERIGEVAESEESSVEIRGLEL, from the coding sequence ATGAGCGACGGGAGCGACGACGAACTCACGTACGCCGAGGCGGGCGTGGACATCGAGGACAGCGAGGCGGCGACCGCGGCGCTGGTCGGCGCCGTCTCCGAGGTCGGGGACACCACCGAGTACGCGGGCCTGGTGGACCTCGGCGACCAGTACCTCGCGCTCGCGACCGACGGCGTCGGCACGAAACTGCTCGTGGCGGTCGCGATGGAGGACTACTCCACAGTCGGCATCGACTGCATCGCGATGAACGTCAACGACCTCGTGGCGGCGGGCGTCGAGCCCGCGGCGTTCGTGGACTACCTCGCGGTGGACGTGCCCGACGAGGCGCGCGCTGCGGAGTTGGGAGAAGGACTGGCGGCGGGCGCCGAGGAGGCGGGCGTCGCGCTCGTCGGGGGCGAGACGGCGGTGATGCCGGAGGTCGTCAACGACTTCGACCTCGCGGGCACGGTCGCCGGCATCGCGACCGACAACGACTTGCTCGCTGGGGAGGCACAGGCTGGGGACGTGCTCGTCGGATTCGCGTCGTCGGGCATCCACTCGAACGGCCTCACGCTCGCGCGGGAGGCCGCCGACCGCGCCGGCGGCTTCGACGAGCCGTTCCCCGGCGACGGCTACGACACCGTGGGCGAGGCGCTACTGGAGCCCACCCGCATCTACACCTACCTGCTCAATGCGCTACACGAATACGACGTACACGCCGCGGCCCACGTCACCGGAGGCGGCTGGACGAACCTCGAACGCATGGGCGCGTTCCGCTACGAGGTCACGGACCCCCTCCCGGCACAGGACGTCTTCGACTTCGTGCAGGACGCGGGCAACGTCAGCGACGAGGAGATGCACCGCACGTTCAATATGGGCACCGGGTTCGTCGCCGCCGTCCACCCGGCGGACGCCGACGCGCTCGTCGAAGCGACTGACGGCGAGAGAATCGGCGAAGTCGCGGAGAGCGAGGAGTCGAGCGTCGAGATTCGCGGGCTCGAACTCTAG
- a CDS encoding zinc metalloprotease → MNFSGRELRDLLVAWLALGLAFSLLYVPVSATNLTEVLASAAFLEEFALSLATVGVAFLLHELAHKVVAVKFGQHAEFRADFGMLALAVAGGLAGFLFAAPGAVHHRGRITPREHGLIALAGPLTNVALAVLSLGVMLTVAPNVGWRGLFINVLLAGFNMIPFGPLDGATVLEWSKPAYAAAAVVTIGPALLFLFVI, encoded by the coding sequence ACCTCCTCGTGGCGTGGCTGGCGCTCGGGCTGGCGTTCAGCCTGCTGTACGTCCCCGTCTCCGCGACGAATCTCACCGAGGTGCTGGCGAGCGCGGCGTTCCTCGAGGAGTTCGCGCTGAGCCTCGCGACCGTGGGCGTCGCGTTCCTCCTGCACGAACTCGCGCACAAAGTGGTCGCCGTCAAGTTCGGCCAGCACGCGGAGTTCCGCGCGGACTTCGGGATGCTGGCGCTCGCCGTCGCGGGCGGCCTCGCGGGGTTCCTGTTCGCGGCGCCCGGCGCGGTCCACCACCGCGGCCGCATCACGCCCCGCGAGCACGGCCTCATCGCGCTCGCGGGCCCGCTGACGAACGTCGCGCTCGCCGTTCTCTCGCTGGGCGTGATGCTGACGGTCGCGCCGAACGTCGGCTGGCGCGGCCTGTTCATCAACGTGCTGCTGGCGGGGTTCAACATGATTCCGTTCGGGCCGCTGGACGGCGCGACGGTGCTGGAGTGGAGCAAGCCCGCGTACGCGGCTGCCGCCGTGGTCACCATCGGGCCGGCGCTGCTGTTCCTCTTCGTAATATAG